ATATTCTTACCATTAATTATTTTTTATAGTGCTGAACAGGCTGTAACCCCAGCAGTTATTGTTGAGATGTTCCCGGGAAAAGGACGTTATACAGGAATTTCTATGGGATATAACGTGTGCATGGCGTTGGTAGGTGGATTTTCTCCAGCAATTAATACTTTTTTTATTCAATATTATAATAACAATATGATGGTAGCTTATTATGTAGTGTTTTGTGCTTTTGTCTCATTCCTCGTCGTTTTAAAAAGCCTGCCGGCTCGTTACGGGATACAAAATACATTAACAACTGTCTAAATTTTTAATCTCATTATTTTAAGAGGTGGCCTGATTAAGAACTAATAATCATTCCTTCTAAGTCCCTCTCCCTCCCCTGCGGGTGAGGGTTGAGGTATTCACACAAAATTATAAGTTCTCTCGAACTACCGTGGCTTGACCACGGTATCCACACGCTGCATTATTAAATCACCTCTATTTCTTCAATGGAGTGGTTAAAAAAGAAATTTAATCGAGTGTATTTCTTGGGCTTAAACTAACAATTACCCCTCTTGTAGATATCGTGGCCAAGCCACGGTAATTCGATCTTTAATTAATATTTGGGGGATACCTCAGGGGGAATGGGGTTATTCCGCTTGTTATCCCCTATCCCTCAAAGAAGAGGGATAGGGGTGAAATAATACAAAAAGTTCCCTCGCCCGCGAAAGGGATTTTGATTAGAGGCAAATCTTTAATCGAGGGAGGGGGTTAGGGAGAGGGCCTAAGAAGGACATGTCGTTTAGCCCAACCGACCATCTATCTTTATCACTAAAATAAGGTCTTATTAATTGCGGCCTCACGGGCAACATGAGTGGAGATAATTTCTTTGCCGACTAATTCCGTTAGGTGTTGATCTAAGGTCTGCATTCCCTTAGATTGCCCCGTTTGAATAGAGGAATACATTTGCGCTACCTTGTCTTCTCTTATCAAATTACGAATAGCCCCTGTACAAATCATAATTTCCAAAGCAGCAACCCTACCCCCACCATTTTTCTTTAATAAGCTTTGAGCAATGACTGCTTGTAATGACTCAGATAACATAGAGCGAACCATTGCTTTTTCTTCTGCAGGAAAAACATCAATAATTCTGTTTATGGTTTTGGTCGCGGAGTTAGTATGTAAGGTGCCAAAAACCAAGTGTCCAGTTTCTGCAGCAGTCATAGCTAGACGAATTGTTTCCAGATCGCGTAATTCCCCCACTAAAATGATATCCGGATCTTCACGTAAAGCCGAACGTAGCGCGGCATTGAAACTAAGAGTATCTTTATGGACTTCACGTTGGTTAACCAGGCATTTTTTGCTCTGATGAACAAACTCTATCGGATCCTCAACAGTCAAAATGTGCTCATAACGAGAAGAGTTAATAAAATCAATCATTGCGGCAAGAGTGGTACTTTTCCCCGAACCAGTCGGCCCTGTCACTAATACCAAGCCTCTAGAAAAACTGGCCATTTCCTTGAAGATAGGCGGTAAATGTAAATCATCCATACTTAAAATAGCAGAAGGAATGGTTCGAAAGACAGCAGCCGCCCCCCTAGATTGATTAAAGGCATTCACCCTAAAACGAGCTAAGTTAGTAATTTCAAAGGAAAAATCCGTTTCCAAAAACTCTTCGAACTCCTTTCTTTGTCTATCATTCATAATGTCATAAATGATTTTTATCACGGTTTTATGATCTAAATCAGGCAAATTGATTTTTCGCAAATCCCCGTCCACACGGATCATGGGAGGTAAACCAGCTGATATATGTAAATCTGAGGATTTGTTCTTGACGGAAAATGCTAATAACTCGGCTATGTCCATATCCCTTTGTCCCTAAAATACTCGAAGTCAATCAGAGCATATTGCTAACGTGCAAACTAAGATGCCATGACTCATTTCACAAAAATCCCATCAATTCATTCATACAATGCAAAGATAAAATCTTTAAATTATTCTAGTAGATTAGCTTAGGAAATGATACACAGCAAACTTTGCTGTATCATCGCATATAATTGCAGGTTTAATAGACCTCTTCGAGAACTCGTTGAGGGGGAGAGACGAAGCAACTCACCTCCGCAGTAGAGTTTCCGTAGAGCTCTAAGGTGAAATGCCCAGAAAAAAATCTCACGTTTCATCGCCCCCTGTATTATCATATCGTTTTTTAAGTATTAATTGTGGAAGCAACATGAATATTGACCAAAATTTAAGTCATGTAAAACAGTTGATTGCGCAAGCAGCAATGGTCAGTAACCGTTCAACTGATAGTATTTTATTATTAGCAGTCAGTAAAAAACAAAGTGTTGAAAGTATTACCCAAGCTTTTAACCTAGGAGTAACAGATTTTGGGGAAAATTATTACCAAGAAGCATTATTAAAAATAAATGCATTAAAAGATTTACCTATGAGTTGGCATTTTATAGGCCCTATTCAAAGCAATAAAACTAAAGGAATAGCTACTCATTTCCATTGGGTACATAGTGTTAATCGTTTAATCATTGCCAGATTACTCAATGAATACAGACCTCCTCGTTTACCTCCATTGAACGTCTGTTTGCAAGTTAATTTAGTGGCAGAGGAAACAAAGTCAGGAATTTTACCGGAACAAGCAAAGGAATTGGCTTTAGCAGTGAGTCAATTACCTAACCTTAAGCTAAGAGGTCTTATGACTATTCCCCCACCACAAAAAGGCCAAGCCAAACAATATAATTTGTTAATACAACTCAAACAATTAATGGAATCCATTAACCAGGAAACAGGATTAAAGATGGATACCTTATCTATGGGAATGAGTGATGATTTGACGCCCGCAATCAAGGCAGGCTCCACCATTGTACGTGTCGGTCGGGCAATTTTTGGTGAGCGCGAGGTAATTAAGAATGAATATTAGTTTTATAGGATATGGCAACATGGCCAAGGCCATTGCCCGAGGATTAAATCAAGAAAGCGCTTATTCATTATCAGCCGCCGCCCCCTCTTTGACTGTAGGTATTAATAAAGATAATGTTCGTACCCATCATGATAATAGAGAGGTGGCAAGCAATGCAGAAATTATCGTTCTAGCCGTCAAGCCAGCTAAAATGAATGAGGTTCTGCAAGAGATTACGCCGTTTATTCCTGATCATTGTCTTCTTATCTCTGTTGCAGCAGGTCTAAGTTTGTCTTGGTTTGCCAAGCACTGTAAGGCCAAGCAACCGGTAATCCGTACTATGCCTAACACCCCAGCATCAGTAGGTTTGGCGGCAGTACCAATGATAGCCAATGAATATACAAGTGCTGAACAAAAAAGGCAGGCTGAGATTATTTTTTCCAAAATTGGCATCACCACCTGGGCCAATAATGAGGAAGAAATGGATACATTTACAGCCCTTTCAGGAAGTGGGCCAGCCTATGTTTTTTCGTTCATAGACGCAATGATTCAATCTGCAGTTGCCTTAGGTTTAAATGAATCTATCGCCAAAACCTTCGCGCTGCAAACAGTTCATGGTGCATTAAAATTAGCGCAAAATGACGATTTAGGTTTAATCGAGCTAAAAACAAAGGTAACATCACCAGGAGGGACCACAGCAGCGGCATTAAGTATCCTAGATGCTCATTTGCATGCTCTGCTTTTGGCATCAATGAATGCTGCGAAACAACGTGCCCACGAGTTAGGAACAATACAATAAAATTAGCTTTCTATCATCATTAGAGACCTGTTATATCATTAGGGGAAATCATGTCTGGTTTTACTGCAGTAGGTTTTTTTTTAGTATCTGTATTATTTAGTCTTCTCATTTTTAGTTTATGGATTAGAATTTCTTTACGTTATTTGCGCATCAGTCCCCTTACCCCTTTTGGCCAGCTCATACATACAGTCACTGACCCGTTGGTTAAGCCAGTGCTTTTAGTCTCCAAGCAAAAATATAAAGCAGGACAAAAATATGATTGGATAGCATTTGCAACCTTGGTTTTTATTGAAATAATCAAAATAATCTGTCTTAGCCTATTAGCATTCCACGCTATAATGCCCATTCCTTTTCTTCTTATTTACCTGCTTGCTGATTTAATCATTCAACCCTGTAACATATTATTCTTTGCCATCTTAATCCGCGTCATTATGAGCTATGTTAACCCCCATTGGCAGCACCCTATCTCAGACTATTTACGCGTTTTAACTGAACCATTATTAATCCTTGGCAGAAGAATCATCCCTGACATTTCTGGTTTTGATTTTTCACCGATTATCATCATGATTATATTAAAAGTTATCACCTTATTTATTAGCGCTTCCTTGCCTTGGAAAATCTTATAAAGACCAATTATAGCCATGAAACAGAATTCGCTCACAAGCCAAGATTAGCTTTTCACCAAGGCAGTAAAGTGGTGATAAATAGATATAGCGAATTTATTTGACTATAATTGTAATATGCGGAATAGACTGGATGGACATATGAAAAGCAAAGCTATCTTTAGTTTAGTATTGTTTAGTTTGCCATTCAGCGTGATGGCTGATGAATCCTATTATTGCCCCCAGAATCATGCGTACATCAATGTAGGCATGAGTCCTGATCAGGTTATTGCTGCTTGCGGTCAACCACTAAGCCAACAAGATTCCAATCAACCGGTGTTACAAAAAATCCCAATGCAACAATTAATTTTTAATAATCAAGGCACTGGTACCGCTTTTTATGGCGTATGGAACGTTCCTACGGGTAGTGGTGGTGCTCAATTACAGGTTGATATTATAAATCAACGAGTTAAATCAGTTAAGATAAATGGCTCTGATTCTAATGCATTTTCTCTATGCCGCGGTACGAATATTCAAATAGGAGATCCAGTAGGTAAAGTCTACGGCGCGTGTGGAAGTCCTTCTGTAGTGAATAATACGTTCATTAATCAGATAGTCCCGACTGCACAAAAACCACAAATATGGATTTATCAACCTGGCCAATATCAGCCAACAGTTTCCTTGACTTTTGTTGATGGCAAACTAAAATCCATCAATCAATAATTAACATTTGTACGGCGATCTATGATGTTTTTGGATCGCCTTGTAAGCGTTATTCCGTGCAATGCACTGCATTGATACAAAACTCCAGATTAGAACCATGAACTCCAATGAAAGCAATAGCGTTTTTACAAGAGTTCTGTAAATTTAAGGAAGTGAACCAGATGAGTGAAACCATAGACGATATTACCATTGCATTTAGCGAAAATGGTGTTGAGACAACTAAAGAACTTGATAAACAAATATTATCCAAAGGAGCCTGGACTACCATAATGTTTAAATATCAAGACTGGGATAATGCTAAAAATGACTATGGCCCTGTTAAATACTCCATCAGACGCTATCAAAAAAGAAACAACCAATATTGGCAAAAGTCTAAATTCAATATTTCTAGTGAAGATCAAGCAAAGAAAATAGTTGGTATTTTGAATGATTGGTTGAAATAGACCAATTAGACAAATCTATTATTTTTTGTAGCTTGGGGGGCTTCTTCACTGCCCCCCAGGCTAGTAATAACTCACAGGTTCCCCAAGTTGAATGTGGCACAAACGGTCAGATTCTCGCCAGATGGGCCAAATATGGCCAATGGCGCTACCTTAAGTTTTTGTAGCCTGGATGAGCGCAGCGTAATCCGGGATTTCAGTGCACTGAGCTAGGGTATTCCCGTATTATGCTGCACTAATACGGGCTACGATTTTTTCTTCCTTTTATTAAGGTAGCACCATTGGGCCAAATATGGCCGTTTCCCGAGTGGGGCTGAGATCGTACATCACTTATAACACCCTACCCCATCATAACCGACCACATGGCATTCTCTATATGCTGTTTGATCGAGCTGATAACTCACTGAACCATAATCAGCATAAATGTGCCCATCTTTAGATTGTTTGATATGAGGATGTTGATAGTTTTCTGCAGATTGGCAACCGAACTGCTTTTGTATCCAGACTGACTTTCCCGAACTTATTTTATCTATTCCTGGTTGTAACATAGCCTTCCCACAGTCTTTCGTGCTCAAAGCATCCACTGCAGGAGCAGAAAATAAAACGTCATAGCTATTTAGAGCTGCTTTTACCGCATTTTCAGCATCTAAAATCCCATGCCCACAAGGTTTTTTTCCTACACAAGACTTATTAGCATCCTTACTTTGGCCAAAATCATGAGTGGTCATATAAAGAAGTTGTTCGACTTGTTCTGCAGTTAATGAATTATTCATCGCAAATACTAATCCAGCAACACCGGCAACATGAGGTGAAGCCATACTAGTTCCTTGATAAAAATCAAAGCCCGAACCATGATATCCACCACCAGCATTCACTGTAGATAAAATACCACCGACAGTTCCATAACGCTTGTCTCCACCTGGAGCAGCTAAGGTAACACCGGGACCATAGTTAGAAAAATAGGATCTCAATCCCTCTGGACCAGTAGCGGCTACTTTGATGGTGCCATTACACACTGCGGGAGCGTTATAATGTTCCCACACATTATCATTACCAGCAGCAACAGCAAGAACAGCACCTTTTTGGCGTACATAAAACACCGCCTCTTGCAACGCCGCATCACAGTAATCTATTTCTTTACCTGGCTCTAAATCGACTCCAAAGCTCATATTCAATACTTTAGCTGGATATCTGTTTTGCGGAACCCCAGGTATAATTGCCCCCACTGACCAATAAATACCATTGATCACAGCACTCTCATAGAACATTCCACTTCTATCAGGAATTTTTACTGGAAGTATTTTTAAATCCTCACCAACTCCACTCATTACCGTTCCATAAGCGGCAATAGTTCCTGCCACATGAGTGCCATGGTAGGAGTTAGTTTCATCAGTTAAGTTGTTGTCATTTCCTGCAAAATTCCATCCCCAAGTCTTACCATCCTTATCTTTTAGCAAGTTATTATCCAAGCTATCATTTTGTACAATACCCGTATCCAAGACAGCAACCACTATTGGCTTTTTTGCAGCCCCTGTTGTATAAGCCCAAGCTCCATCTCGTAATCCGGCTTTTGATTCCAACATGATTCCTGCAGGCGCAGAAAACTCATCCCATTGACTATTATGAGATAATAATTGACTTAAACTTTGACTTACTACAGGATCGGGCACAGGTCTAAAATGACCTACTCTATCTTTTACCGCATACAATACATTGGGATTTTTACGCAGTTGGTTTAATACTGAAACAGTCGCATCTTGTTCTTTGTTAAGATCCCAAGAAGCGTGTGAAGCATCTAGAATTAAAGAATAAGCTCCATTAGCCATGGGCTTCAATTCGTTCACTGGTAATTGGGTTGCTTTGGCTATTTGTGACTTCAACAAAGACTCAGTCATAATCTGTTGTTTGTATTTTATAATCACTCTTATTGTTTCATTATCTAAGGCAAAGACTCCATGCGATAACGACAAAAGGCTTATAGCCATTACTCCTTTCCTAAAATTCATACTTCAATCTCCTTATTAAAGTCTTAAATAGGGCTCTTTTACATCTCACAGCAAAGAAGTATCACATTAAGAAATACCTTAGTTGCAATAAAATTGTTAAAGAAGTCTAAGAACTTGCTAATTAATTCGCTAGAAATAGAACAAGGGCCGTTACAACGCCGTGTACATAGAGGCACATAAGCAGCGGAGCATAGGAAATGATGGTGAGTATTCATTTTTAGCGAATTAATTAGCAAGCTCTTAGAAATGATAATACGGTTAGATCATAGCGTTCAATAGCTTTATTTTTTAGTTTTCTGCATCCCATTGCCATCAAAGGCTTATCTAATAACGGTTAAAGAGTGATATTTTTAGGTAAATTATTTTCATATTAGGATGCCAAAATTGATTGAAGCACTTCAAGGCTAATATTGGCGCCACTTAAAACGCTCACTACATTTTTGCCTTGAAATTTTTTAGCATTTTTTATAAGCGCTGCTAGAGCAACACCAGAAGCTCCTTCAACTAAAAGATGTTGTGCTTTTATCATACTAATAATGGCGTTTTTAATTTCTTCTTCAGAAACCAAGACGAATTCATCAACATATTGACGACACAGATCGAAGGTGATAGCCCCTGGTTCTATTCCTCCTGCTGTTGCATCTGATAAAGTAGGTAATGTTTCCATATCAATAATTCTA
This Legionella fallonii LLAP-10 DNA region includes the following protein-coding sequences:
- a CDS encoding type IV pilus twitching motility protein PilT, yielding MDIAELLAFSVKNKSSDLHISAGLPPMIRVDGDLRKINLPDLDHKTVIKIIYDIMNDRQRKEFEEFLETDFSFEITNLARFRVNAFNQSRGAAAVFRTIPSAILSMDDLHLPPIFKEMASFSRGLVLVTGPTGSGKSTTLAAMIDFINSSRYEHILTVEDPIEFVHQSKKCLVNQREVHKDTLSFNAALRSALREDPDIILVGELRDLETIRLAMTAAETGHLVFGTLHTNSATKTINRIIDVFPAEEKAMVRSMLSESLQAVIAQSLLKKNGGGRVAALEIMICTGAIRNLIREDKVAQMYSSIQTGQSKGMQTLDQHLTELVGKEIISTHVAREAAINKTLF
- a CDS encoding YggS family pyridoxal phosphate-dependent enzyme, coding for MNIDQNLSHVKQLIAQAAMVSNRSTDSILLLAVSKKQSVESITQAFNLGVTDFGENYYQEALLKINALKDLPMSWHFIGPIQSNKTKGIATHFHWVHSVNRLIIARLLNEYRPPRLPPLNVCLQVNLVAEETKSGILPEQAKELALAVSQLPNLKLRGLMTIPPPQKGQAKQYNLLIQLKQLMESINQETGLKMDTLSMGMSDDLTPAIKAGSTIVRVGRAIFGEREVIKNEY
- the proC gene encoding pyrroline-5-carboxylate reductase encodes the protein MNISFIGYGNMAKAIARGLNQESAYSLSAAAPSLTVGINKDNVRTHHDNREVASNAEIIVLAVKPAKMNEVLQEITPFIPDHCLLISVAAGLSLSWFAKHCKAKQPVIRTMPNTPASVGLAAVPMIANEYTSAEQKRQAEIIFSKIGITTWANNEEEMDTFTALSGSGPAYVFSFIDAMIQSAVALGLNESIAKTFALQTVHGALKLAQNDDLGLIELKTKVTSPGGTTAAALSILDAHLHALLLASMNAAKQRAHELGTIQ
- a CDS encoding YggT family protein; translated protein: MSGFTAVGFFLVSVLFSLLIFSLWIRISLRYLRISPLTPFGQLIHTVTDPLVKPVLLVSKQKYKAGQKYDWIAFATLVFIEIIKIICLSLLAFHAIMPIPFLLIYLLADLIIQPCNILFFAILIRVIMSYVNPHWQHPISDYLRVLTEPLLILGRRIIPDISGFDFSPIIIMIILKVITLFISASLPWKIL
- a CDS encoding DUF2845 domain-containing protein, with protein sequence MKSKAIFSLVLFSLPFSVMADESYYCPQNHAYINVGMSPDQVIAACGQPLSQQDSNQPVLQKIPMQQLIFNNQGTGTAFYGVWNVPTGSGGAQLQVDIINQRVKSVKINGSDSNAFSLCRGTNIQIGDPVGKVYGACGSPSVVNNTFINQIVPTAQKPQIWIYQPGQYQPTVSLTFVDGKLKSINQ
- a CDS encoding S8 family serine peptidase — protein: MNFRKGVMAISLLSLSHGVFALDNETIRVIIKYKQQIMTESLLKSQIAKATQLPVNELKPMANGAYSLILDASHASWDLNKEQDATVSVLNQLRKNPNVLYAVKDRVGHFRPVPDPVVSQSLSQLLSHNSQWDEFSAPAGIMLESKAGLRDGAWAYTTGAAKKPIVVAVLDTGIVQNDSLDNNLLKDKDGKTWGWNFAGNDNNLTDETNSYHGTHVAGTIAAYGTVMSGVGEDLKILPVKIPDRSGMFYESAVINGIYWSVGAIIPGVPQNRYPAKVLNMSFGVDLEPGKEIDYCDAALQEAVFYVRQKGAVLAVAAGNDNVWEHYNAPAVCNGTIKVAATGPEGLRSYFSNYGPGVTLAAPGGDKRYGTVGGILSTVNAGGGYHGSGFDFYQGTSMASPHVAGVAGLVFAMNNSLTAEQVEQLLYMTTHDFGQSKDANKSCVGKKPCGHGILDAENAVKAALNSYDVLFSAPAVDALSTKDCGKAMLQPGIDKISSGKSVWIQKQFGCQSAENYQHPHIKQSKDGHIYADYGSVSYQLDQTAYRECHVVGYDGVGCYK